Within Mercenaria mercenaria strain notata chromosome 15, MADL_Memer_1, whole genome shotgun sequence, the genomic segment AAACTAAGTCAGTGAAAATGTTTATTACCAGTATACTAAGGCAGATTTCTGGGAACCATTTGCCCTTTTAGGGCAAGTTTTAAGTCGTGCAAGGGTCCAGTAGTTGTACCTTGGTGCTCATCCTTGCCTTGCTCAGATTTGAACCTTCTGTCTTTTTCCActgtaaaaacttgaaaaatgtcATCACTGGGCAACTTAAAACCCAACAGAAACATTCACTAGTACAGTAAAACATTGATGGTTTGGGCAGCTGGTAGTCCCAAACAGTTTTCTTTATATTGTCTATGTTggatttttgatttgatttagttgggtttaacgtcgctccgacacaattcaggtcatatggcgactttccaactttgatggtggaggaagaccccaggtgcccctccgtgcattatttcatcacgagtgggcacctaggtagaaccaccgaccttccgtaagccagctggatagcttcctcacatgaagaattcaacgccctgagtgaggctcgaacccacatcgatgaggggcaagtgaaatgaagtcagcgaccttaaccactcggccacgtgTCTATTTTGGAATTGCTTGAAATCCCTAAATATCTTGAGTATTTTTTCATTCAGTTGAGACCTCTAACAAGTGTTGTTTAACTGTTTATAAGTTTGCCTCTAGCGGCTGAAAACAAGCAAtgtttgtatatttcagaaaCTATTAGAGCTCAACAATTTGCATGCAGTAATGGCTGTGGTTTCAGCACTGCAAAGTGCTGCTGTGTTCCGACTCTCTAAAACATGGATGGTATGTACTGTAATTacatatgtttatttcattttacaacgATTACCAGAGCAGTTTGGTGAAAGGGCCCACCAGCTAGCTTAGCTTAGAAACGTTTGAACTATGGCTTCAATGGGTTCCGAGTTGATTCCCTTATGTTTGACATGTTTCTATTGGtgataaagtattttgtttacTAACTGATTTGTTTTCGGAAGTTGTTCCCAAACTAATCTGAGGTGTCTAGTTATATACAAATTCACATATATaataaagtgtgtgtgtgtgtgttcgggtttaacgtctttttcaacaatttttctgtcatataaacgatggtgtctacttgtagcagtgagcacaatgcccaactttatagtgctgcctcactggaatatcatgccgtagacacgtggcatgataccccacccagtcacattatacagacatcggactgaccagtcctagtactatcctcttaatgctgagcgccaagcgaggaagctactccattttttacgtctttggtatgacgcggccagggattgaacccacgacctcctgcactcaaagcggacgctctactactaaactaccgaggcggttataatgaagtaaacatattttaagatTTGTCTTGGGCAAGTTAAGGTAGCATTTGGTTAATCTTTCTGTTTTCTCCAACAGAACTTGTGTAAGAAAGACAAAGCGTCGTATGAAAAGATGGCAGATTTATTTTCGGAGAACAACAATAGACAACGACTGAGAGATTACATGGACAATGTGAAGCTTCCCTGTATTCCATATTTAGGTTTGTATGAgcttttatttattctattctGTTGTTTTGCAACAATCCAATCGTATAAGTATGCACCAGAATTGGGACAGGTTTAGTTGTTATTGTATTCAGTATTGTAGCAGCTGTCTTTTAATTAGGTGTTGATCAATACtttgttttttgaaatatattgttgaaTCTGTTAATTAAGATACAGGTTATATATTTCTGTGAACATGCAATGTTTAGAGCCAGCTAAGATGTCTGTGTTTCTGTGAggtaaaatgtagtaaaatattgtaagtttgtttttatttattgcaCTCAGCAACATGATATGTTAATCCCACTGGGAATACAGGTTAATGCTTTACTAGTGATATTTCTTTACTTTAATGGTGCCTTTTTTGTGAAAGATTGTCTGATGGTTAGCTCATTAAATGCAGTTAAAAAACAagtagaaaaattaaaattgaagAGAATGTCAGTCATTTTTTTCCAGTAATATAAGATTGATATCTCTGTCATAAGAGTGTGTTTTATGTgccaaaaatgtcaaatattaacaaatttaccattttttcAAGGAACATTAGTTTTTGAGATGGAAGTGATAAAATAATACAGAAGAAATAATGTGTTTAACATTTGGAATACATTTGTGTATATCAgttaatatattctacataacAAGGACTGCATTCATATGGCCAATTGACAAATTGttgatttgtttttgtaattaagGAAGGCTGTATGTTTCCGGAGATAATTACTTTTACACTATCGGTTTACTGGTAATTATGATAAATgacaagaacagagaaacagtGATTGAGAGTCTGTAAGACCGCCACATTCTCCGCATTCCAGAACTCGCTGACATAGTCAGGCCAGAAACTAGTTTGCGCAGTATTGGTAACATTGTTTTGCTAAAGCAATGCTTAAAAGAGAAAAATATGGCAGGGATAAAAATCCCAGTTATTTAACTATGTGTTCTATCATGACCCTGTTTGATGGATGAGTAGCACTAGTGCTAGAATCCTGGGACAATATGAATTTTCTCCCTAAACAATTTGACTAAAGGTCAGATGTCCTCCAGTTCTGCTGTAAATGTTAACTAGACGTTTTTATGCATCAAAGGATTCATGGTATAATTCTTGTCCACACGCTGATATTACTGAGGCAAATCTGGCGTGTAACAACTTTGGTCTCCAGTTGATGCTATagataatgaaatttataaggTATTACAATACACTTTGTAAAAATCATATTAATGTGGTACATTAAAATGAAGAGTTCAGTTTGGTAAATGATGCCATTTAAATGTGTGTATTTCAGGATTATATTTAACTGACCTGATCTACATAGATGTTGCCCATCCTCACCATGGTGGTATGGAGCCACACCATAGACGCTTACAGATGAACAATATCCTCAGAGTTATAGCAGATCTTCAACAGTCTACTTATGGTATAGTTTCAACATCTGTTTGTTTACAATAAAACCAGATATTTTGGCAAAGCTAAACATttactattttaaaaattaaaataagttaTCAAGGAAGACTGTTAATGCTGTATGTTCAACTGTGGATAGAACATAGGAGTATTTATAACAAAACCAGTACTGTGCAAACATTTTCATGAATACAGTACGTGTGAGATATTTTTGAATTTACAGTAATAACTAAACATATGTtgtattttaaactttttcatcCAGAAGTTTTGTACTATAAAGCTGGAAAATATTACTAAAgttttttagtatttttcttCCATCTTTTAGTACAAtaaaactggaaatattacaTTGGGTCTAATATTTCTACagtgtttttgttataaaatgagAATTTCTACAGATACTTCTGTAAGACAGATGAGGAAATGGCCTGATATTGATTGGGTAAAAATTCTGAACTGCAAGTTTGAAACAGTGTACAATATTAACATCATTTCAACTACCTTTCAGAACTTGATGTAAAAGAACATGTCCAGAATTATCTGAAGTCAGTTCGTTACATTGAGGAATTACAGAAATTTGTTGAGGACGATAATTACAAGTATGTTGTATTTTCTATGAAATATGTGATCCAAAATTTAACTGCAGAAGATGAATGCAGTGTTTAAAAGTTTGAGACCTTCTGTGTGGCTGTTGTTGAGATTGCTAACCTTGAATCAATGTGGCTTTGAAACGTTTGCATATAGAATTCTTTTATATGAGGAAAATCATCTAGCTGGCTGTAAGTTTGAAGCCGCAAGATACAATTATATGTGATATGGCATCAGGCTAAGATCTTGTAGGATTAAGTGCTAGTCACTTTGAGACCTGATGATGTCCTGACCATGAtttcaaatctgatacacatttAGACTGTGAAAATATTTGAGATTCAAAAGAAATTCCATCTCATACTCTTTTGTCAGGAAACAGTTATATTTTACCttaaactttttgtttgtttgtttttttaaatagaaaaaaagaatgaatgttaaattttttgtttactgGATTGTTGTTGTATTTGCAGGTTATCTTTAAAGTTAGAACCTCCTATCTCTAACCAGACAGTGTCAACATCTAGAGAAGATGTGAGTGCCTGTCCACCATCCCCAACATCGGAGCCCAGATATACCCACACCCTTACCCCAGGTCCCTCACACACTGGTAAACAACATGGACATAGAAAATCCAGAAGTTTAAGTGCTAAGTAAGTTGCAATTGTACaggaaaaatggaaaatatagaATGATTTATTTAGCTTATTAGTGGAAGGGAGATAATTTTTACTTTCCATGCTGAAGTATTCATGAATTAAATCCCTTTGACAAgtgaaaacaacaacagcaagaGAACATTACAGTCAGTCTTCTAtttctgtttgcttttaaagGTATAGTATATTTCTGAATTTTACTGTTTCTGTATGATGCAACAAGATAcaagttttattatttaatatcagATACAATATAAGAATTGTGAGTTTTCTTTTTTGCAAGACTAATGCAGTGGTTTATCAACATGATTGTTTGTTCTTGTAGCTTTTCCTGTCCCAGTTTTCTCAGTTGTGCGAGTGGGGCTCCAGAACGCTCACAAAGTCTTCCTACAAAAACAACTGCACCGTATGTTAAAGGTGTACGACATCTGTTAGATGACAGTGTACTAGAGGAGGAGTCACCATGTGCCTCCAGTGATGGATCATTATGTAAAGGTACAAAACATCTCATTTAACGATGCCTGATGCTTGCTATTAACGTTATCTTCAAACAGAAAATGAATAGGTATAGTTAAAAACACAATTTGCATTATATTACAGATAAGTTGAAAGTTTTTAGGGAAACCCAATTGTTTATCAATGGAGAGGTTGAGAACTAAATATAATGtatgtctaaaaaaaaaaatgaatccaAAAATTTCATGTACGAAAATTGTTTGAGATTTCAATGAAAGATATCTGTATGTTTAAATACGTAATACTTTTAACTACATGTACCTGTTGTTAGGTTTAACAAATAATTTTATGCTTCTATCTATATTAAAAATGTTCAACAAAGCATTGCCAATGATACTGTCATTTCATATATCATACTGTCACTTCATATATCATATACAGAAAGATTTACTCTTACCTGTATGTTCACCTGAACTCTCAACCTCTCTAATACTGGTTTTTATTGTAACAGGTTGTGCATTATGCCTTGCAGGTGGCGACACTGATGATGTTACGGAAACAAATTCCAGTGATCAAGAGGCATATTGGCCAGCTGACAAGTTAgtattctgttgttgttttttttttgtgtgtgtgtcaaGTGTTTTAACCTATACTTGCCTTAACTAGATTTTAGGCCAGTGCCAAGATTAACCAATGTATTTAGGTTTTACCAAATTTGTATGTATAACTGTTGTATGCTTATGTTGTTTTTCTGTTCTATagatacatttgagccgcgccatgtgaaaaccaacatagtggctttgcgacctgcatggatccagaccagcctgcgcatccgcgcagtctggtcaggatccatgctgttcgcttttaatgcctattggaattggagaaactgttagcgaacagcatggatcctgaccagactgcgcggatgcgcaggctggtctggatccatgctggtcgcaaagccattatgttggttttctcatggcgcggctcatttatgttataattGTACGTCCCTGATTCATGTCACACAAGAGAATGTTGTCTATTTCAATAATATCAATTTGGATCTGTATTTCCTTTCCTAAGTTATTATTCCCTTACCTGAGTATTCCTTATGAAATATCAACCTCAGTTTTATCCTTACCTCAGTATTTATCTCATTTAGTACTATgcaatcttggttaatatttcctTACCTCAGAGCTTTTTTCTTGCCAAGATCAGTGGCCTGGCTCagctaaaatgatttaattccaTTGTACAGAGTCAGTTCAAGCAATAATTTGCGAGTATATAGATACACATGTTTGCTTAATACTGTATTAGTATTAAAAGGACAGAGAAATAAATCCAAAGACATGTTGGTCTGTCTCATTTATTTGTACAAATGTGATGTCATAAAGTCAGCAGTAGTGATTGATTATAGCTCACATGTCAGCAGCTTTCATGCAGCTATAGAATGCATCATTTCCCATTTGTGATTGAATTTACTTGTGTTGAAGGATAGTCTTTCAGCAATAGAGAATGAAATAGCATCTAAAATATTGTTAATtggttatatatttgtttattttatagtttGCGGCCAACTTTAGATACAGGTAAACAGTATCAACAGAACTTTACATGTGAAGgttgtttgaaaagaaaaactttgttaaaggAAGGCAGAAAACCAACGGTAATAAAATTACacatattttgttctgttttttgtGATAGATAAAAAAGTGTTAATTAGAAAGATGTCATCAGTCAGTATATAAAATTAGCGGCCTCCTGTGACTAGTGATTAAGATAACTGACTTCAGATCACATACCCCTTAACTGTATTACTTCTGAACCTACCTTGGGGTGTAGGATTGTGAAGAATAATTATTCTGTTCAGTTTACAGAAGATtaatggttctacctaggtgtccGTCTGTGCCATTCCTGGATTGGCCACAGGGGTCTTCCTTCCAGTtaatagctggaaagtcgccatttgaccagAAATTAAGTTGAAGTAATttgaaatccaacaaaataaatatagaataaaatttgCAATTTGTGTAATACTGAACCATTGCTACTAAAATTTGTCAGTTTGTCTCAATgtcttgtttgatattgtaatgCAGGTTTCAGCATGGACGAGGTACTGGGTTGCGTTATGGGGAACAAGTCTTCTGTATTTTCCTGCCAAAAATTTACGAAGAATGGAAAGAAATTCTGTAAGTACTACAGCGTGTGGTTTTATGTGTAATCATTAGTGATGTTTTTCCATCACTGAGCTATCGATTCTATCTGATTAATTTCTTCAGTTCTGTGTAATTTATGTAGAGTCGAATATGAAATGAAAAGATAATAAATGTTTTGGAACCAATAAGATTAAAGTTTTCTTGCAGGGAACAGATTAGTACTAGTGCAGAGTTAGGAACACTGATAAGGTTAATTTCCTTCTGTTAaagaactgaaatattgttgaaaaacagagctaaagacaaacaaacaaacaaaaatgttctaACTGATGTTGTTTGAGAGTGGTTCTCCATGTCAGAGAAGCTGTTGAATAATGTAGGCACCAGGGTTTTAAGTCTGTAAAGTATCATCATGTTTAGCTGTTCATTAACAAAGtgctaaatgtaaaatttatgattatttctgttttcagtttAAGACAAGTCCCAGTAAGATGACGTCAGTGGTAGGTTGGATGGTGGTCATGGGAGATAATCCATTACAGCCTGATGCATTCCAAATAACAGATCCAGTCAAGGGTAGGTTTCCTCCCTTCTCACATTTTTCTGTTCTTTTGTGTAAAACAAGAATACGGtaaaataattataagaatttggcAGATGTACATCAAATTGAGTTTGGATTATAGcagttaatattttattaaccttcagcctgcttgCGGcatgcactgtttgctgttcagtctgtaatttttcagtgaacattcCCTTGAATtataagtggtgctgcccaaattgagtgatggcccagtccattttagaaattcagcaaggtaaaggttaataataattttccatattttcaggCAATCAGTATAAATTTAGAGCGGGAACACAAGCACAGGCCTTGCTCTGGTGTCGGCATCTCAGTGAAGCTTCAAAAAAGTACCAGACACAGGTAAGaaatctttatttcttttaacaacaaactttaaaaatacatccAGGGTCTCCCACagtaaaagctggaaagttgccttaCTTCCAGCAGTTGTCTTGGTTTGATGTTAAACTCAacagagaaaaaacaaaaaagaaccaTACAGAAAAGGGATTAAAACACCAGAAAATACCTCTGAAGACTGTGATGGGTTTTTGtgcaatgtaaaaatatgtgaagTAGTTTCTTCTGTCTGAATGCATTTTGCTGaatatgtgaatttaaaatgCCAATAATAGAAATTTAGTAACTTCTGAATTAAATTGAAATGAGTCACAGCatataagtatttaaaattgtttctaGAAGGAAATACTACATGATGAAATGTTGAAACTGTTTTTGTGGtcagaaaataataatgaaatttagtAAAACCTGCCTTTAGTCGTCTTGTAAAGTTACAACAGTACTCCACCCAATTTCCTTCAGTGCTTTAACAAGATTGTGATTTCCATTTCAGACGCAGCCTAATCTGATGTCATTTGACTGACGGTCAAGGCCATGAAATATTCTCAAAGCTGTGATAGATTCAAGTACATGCCTTCCATGTTTTTGATGGGATATTTTCAGTCACATGACAAATTGTGTCACCTCTGATTAGACACAAACACCAAAAGTGGTCATGTGACAGTAAAAGCTGAAGCTGATTGGCCAGTTATATATAGCAATATGAAAGTCATGTGATCATCATTCTCAGCTGTGATTGGTTGGATTTATACAGAATTGTTCAGCTGTTACTGGAAGGACCATTCAACAGAATATGCTCATACTTGTGGATTCCAGAAAGGAGAATATTATATTGACATGATTATTGCAGATAATGTTCTCCATGAAGATTTGGCTGGTTCACAGAAGAAACCTTATGAAAGGCACTGATGTTATCAGTAGTATTATAAGTGAAATCAGCAGCAACTGTTGGCCTATTGAACTGTCCCGGGGTAGACAGCTCTTGAAAGGaatcatgtttattttgatgactACACTcggccagtttttgaaaatgcttAAAGAAATTAAGGTGCAATTTATTTTCGTGTTCAGCATTTGTTTTCTGTGACGTTTTGTGTAACAGATCAACCAGTGCTATTTGTGTGTTACTCTTTTTGTCAGCTTGGATGTTTCGCAAGATTTTGATCTAAGCTTTCTCAAGATGTGCAATACGACTAAATGTAAATGTTGCTATATTCTCTGTGTGTAGACAAACAATGCAAACAttggaaaaatgttttaatatggtGGACAACAGACAATTTCTAAGGAAGAATATATTATTGAATacacaaatgaaattttatatctggtgtatctgaaattttgaaatatggatTTATTTCAATGGACCATAAGAAAAAAAGGATAATTTAAGAAAAAGGGCATTTTGAAGCCTGAAAGAAGATTTTTTGCCTTAAAGAACTCATAGCATGCCCCTCTAAATGCTTTCCACTTTTTCGTTTCGTttgtcacaaaaatattttaaaactagtGGTAAGATTTTGATAATGTGCTCATAATTATGTCTTAAGATATACTGTGTAACCATGTTTTTCCTGCtgataatacagaaataattacctcccttgatttgTAAGCCCATTCTTAGAGCACAGCATGCTGCTATttgtgttttaattattttattgtgttaagaatatattaattttcttgcTATTTAAACATCTGCTATTTTATCTTATGAACAGCTTGATATTGTTACATAATTTGAACAGCTTAATTTTAGAACTTTACTGTTATGTCAAGACATTTGCAAGATAACATAAATTGTTTGGTTTGGATTCCACTGAAATATTTTAGGGTTGCAGCAAAGGTTCAGTTATATATTGTACAGGGTATCTGTTGTATAGTAAACTGGAATTACTCATTATTTGTGTAAGTACCATAAGATGTTACCGTAGACTCCTGTGTGTAATCTGCATTTAGACCCCAGGGACCACCTGTAAAATGTGGGTGCTTATACAAAGATTTTAGGCTTAACTCTTGGGATGTGAATTATACACAGGCATGCATTATACATGAGGGTATTTACtgtatatttctgttattttagtTTCGGTACGTTAACTTCATAATAAAATGCATTCCATTTTGGTGTGGTGACCATCTCTTAGGGTTCTGAATTACAATCTATCTACAGGATCATAATGCACAGTTTGCTCAGTCTGGTAGAATGCTACTAGTGGCATATCATGCACATTAATGCTTAGCCGGTgaacacgatttattctgcctctgcgaccagtgtagatcatgatcagcttgcacatctgtgcagtctgatcaagatctgcactgttcgctattcagtcactatcttttaggtaagcaccccttttaaccctttatggtattgtccaaattgaaagatggacaaggttcattatagaaatttagcagggtaagggttaatgtagATGAATATTTTACAGTCTTTGTCCACATATAACTTAGAACTTTTTAAGTTTGAGATTTTTAAAGATGACTGGTGTGAAGTAGAAGTTGCAGCACTGGCTGTACAGCAATAGTGGTCAGTAGTTATAGTCACTTAGTGGGTCATCACTCTCagaattacaaatatttttaacattggcCATTGATTATGATGACCACTATAACATTACCTTTGATAAAATCTCTTACTTTATCAGCTGGCTTACTTGACAGATAAGTCAATATGTCCATTCGGCGGAGTTGAAATGTAGTGTCCAATGTCCAGTACTTAAATAAACTAGCTCGTACGAACAGACAGTAAGACATTTTAAACCCCTAGCACTTgtgaagtatatgtatttttgtacaatttcaaTCAGTTACGGATTCACACTGAAAactttatttccttttcatttctgtggttttggatcattttttttcttatgcaTCAAGTGTAAAAAGATGGAATAGttatttacccttttttttttcagtttgttacATAACCCATTTGtacattttttcagtaaattatttATATGTGTTCATAAGTGTACACAATAGATTTCAACTGATTATAGACTTAATACTCGTCGGAATGCTTTATAGGGAGAATGTTTAAGTCTGTGTGTATGATTAATTATAAGAATATAGACAGCATATTGACTGTGCGTTTTGTGaaaggaaaatactttttttctcatttaaatatttaacatgattTGAACTTATTGGAAGCATTGTATCTGTACGAGAGATGCTTGAAAAGTTATGCAGCTGGGTCGATGCTAAATTTGTTAAAAAGTCCAGTTTATTTCGACTAAATGATTTCTTGACTCTTCCCGAGCAAGTTTTTTAGTCATTCAGCTAAAAAAGGGGGCTTTTGTAGCCCCTATTTTGGGTATATATAAAGAGAGACATtcagaaaagaaagaaatgtttcatAATATTGTAAGATTTTGTAACTTCTCAATCAAattcatattaaaacatatttcttttaaaaatattgatctGTTGTAGACTTAAAATCACTGACAGGCTCAAAATATAATGATTTTGTCAAAGAAGACCTCATTTAAACAGACTCCTGATAATAGACAAAGTCAAATTTTACGAAGCTATTGTTtataatggcatagttatggaATTGTTGGTAGCAGATGAATATTTTATCTGAGACAAAAATTTGATGAGGAGAGTTTGAATGTTTTCTTCTTTAGAATATCTTAACTGTATATGGTTTCAATGGAAAGAAATTTTCAGTTTTAGTGAGTTTGGATATTTTGCTTGTTACAGAGGTTTAATACTGTACATGTTTTAATGTCTGTTCAGTACCTTAATATGACGAGAGTCTTTTCTCTCACCCGGAAACCTGttgtttattttaacttgtcttgTAGCATTGTTGATATGTAGTATTGTTGATACaatgatttataatttaaaatgtaacaaGCATAATATAGAAGTTGTTGTAGATTTTGCCATATGTACGACAATACTTAACATTCTCTATTTGTAACTTAATAATGACCTCCAGTGCTCTCTTATCTGAGGgacaaaatcaataaaatacaaacaaacatcAACTCTTAGCTTTTTATTCGGGTGATAAGTAATTGTTTGTGAGCTACCACTTTGAAGGGCTCATCTGCTCAATTTTTAAGCTCGCCATATGATGTTACGTAATTTGTTGTCAGCATTGCTTCAGACAACATCATATTCTTTCAAACCTAGCTTGTCAATACAGAATTATTTGTTACTATGGCAACTAAGTGATGAAGTCTTGTCGGATTTCTCAaagatttcattaaaaatagACTTTAATTAAGTCGCCCACTACCAAATTCCCATAGATTGTACCATTACATTTGTTGGCATGACGATATTCCTAAATGGCTGTAGTGGAAACTTTAGGAATCTTCTTGACAAACTGCTAGTACAATACGTGTCAGTAtcgtaaataatttaaaaacataattatggaaCAGTTTGATGAATTTGGTCTCGACTTTGATGGGggtctgctttttagctcacctgtcacaaagtgacaaggtgagcttttgtgatcgcgcagcgtccatccgtgcatgcgtaaacttttgcttgtgaccactctagaggtcacatttttcatgggatctttatgaaaattggtcagaatgttccccttgataatatctaggtcaagttcgaaactgggtcacgtgcggtcaaaaactaggtcagta encodes:
- the LOC123535350 gene encoding ras-specific guanine nucleotide-releasing factor RalGPS2-like isoform X7, whose translation is MMLDLQFLLFGTRLEGNRMSIPHRILTTDGSQKQFAKSLTESDSSGDYVTPSSSMADAMSQGSQDSLDKHSSLPRMKSYDAAVFDVLRVPPEEFASQITLMDLPVFKGIQPDELTSCAWTNKEKLIKAPNVVAFTRRFNHVNFWVQREILNTQTDKTRAEVLAHFIKIGKKLLELNNLHAVMAVVSALQSAAVFRLSKTWMNLCKKDKASYEKMADLFSENNNRQRLRDYMDNVKLPCIPYLGLYLTDLIYIDVAHPHHGGMEPHHRRLQMNNILRVIADLQQSTYELDVKEHVQNYLKSVRYIEELQKFVEDDNYKLSLKLEPPISNQTVSTSREDVSACPPSPTSEPRYTHTLTPGPSHTGKQHGHRKSRSLSANFSCPSFLSCASGAPERSQSLPTKTTAPYVKGVRHLLDDSVLEEESPCASSDGSLCKGCALCLAGGDTDDVTETNSSDQEAYWPADNLRPTLDTGKQYQQNFTCEGCLKRKTLLKEGRKPTVSAWTRYWVALWGTSLLYFPAKNLRRMERNSFKTSPSKMTSVVGWMVVMGDNPLQPDAFQITDPVKGNQYKFRAGTQAQALLWCRHLSEASKKYQTQTQPNLMSFD
- the LOC123535350 gene encoding ras-specific guanine nucleotide-releasing factor RalGPS2-like isoform X5, with translation MDIHQFQELFGYHPNVHTATSSLEGNRMSIPHRILTTDGSQKQFAKSLTESDSSGDYVTPSSSMADAMSQGSQDSLDKHSSLPRMKSYDAAVFDVLRVPPEEFASQITLMDLPVFKGIQPDELTSCAWTNKEKLIKAPNVVAFTRRFNHVNFWVQREILNTQTDKTRAEVLAHFIKIGKKLLELNNLHAVMAVVSALQSAAVFRLSKTWMNLCKKDKASYEKMADLFSENNNRQRLRDYMDNVKLPCIPYLGLYLTDLIYIDVAHPHHGGMEPHHRRLQMNNILRVIADLQQSTYELDVKEHVQNYLKSVRYIEELQKFVEDDNYKLSLKLEPPISNQTVSTSREDVSACPPSPTSEPRYTHTLTPGPSHTGKQHGHRKSRSLSANFSCPSFLSCASGAPERSQSLPTKTTAPYVKGVRHLLDDSVLEEESPCASSDGSLCKGCALCLAGGDTDDVTETNSSDQEAYWPADNLRPTLDTGKQYQQNFTCEGCLKRKTLLKEGRKPTVSAWTRYWVALWGTSLLYFPAKNLRRMERNSFKTSPSKMTSVVGWMVVMGDNPLQPDAFQITDPVKGNQYKFRAGTQAQALLWCRHLSEASKKYQTQTQPNLMSFD